A single Ciona intestinalis chromosome 14, KH, whole genome shotgun sequence DNA region contains:
- the LOC100180553 gene encoding P-selectin, with the protein MKFLVLGIVFVATTEALQCWTCQNAANNEECLATGQLKTCLENEESCQTEVRTLDRGVLLFKRCKQGRACDNNFVQNPRAAWMPSQCNHRVPSSVCRCCCDFDRCNEPEIDCLTSTQTLPPQHDPAPVPTCQPLPHPRFGHKLCSHDGVSDSIGTTCAFTCNPGFQLIGTSSSVCLSSSGNDGPAYNNPTPECKPTLCRPVLRQPQDGRFTCTRSFLVGSVCSYICNPGFALIGQQQLTCGNDRKWSDPAPVCMRMSCSPPHTDPMNGDVVCTDGNMIGSLCVFTCNPGFMLQGPPTSTCVDDNNGDISAVWDQPPPICQASTCPPVLSPPNNGVMSCNNGNNVGSVCSFTCDMGHVINGSPRSVCNYGVGIVGEWSSPAPLCDALSCINSLIAPPNGSMSCTNGQLVGSECSFSCIDGYSLIGSPMLTCVSNPSDETDWNGSQPRCQFDAPITCEPVHVEPSHGSVICTNTNMVDSSCSFACNEGYALIGEPISVCVGGPLVASWSSESQRCEPITCEPIQVNPTNGRVTCSNINNLHSICSFVCDDDYQLIGATTVVCNDDGDRDELGVWSTNPPSCARKMCSEAPPAPSNGFRVCSDGNYIRSQCEYGCTGDYYRRVGPLYSTCMENINGSLSFDNEAPVCELNQCRKIVRIQHGNFQCTNQNQVTSQCSYQCDASQGYTLFPRNFTHNTCLNDTTWSLPRPCCARSCPPYAVMDLVIVMDSSSSIRPNNWRKMTKFTRDLISMFEISPNVTQVSVFRYNKNVDKNTQILLKDHPNSKEELLQAFDRIPYNGSGTQTGKALKHVHDVILAEGNGNRHGVRDVVVTITDGKAADNVTQHSLDIRGTGALTYAIGIRTPGRRGPDRAELGVIAGSEKNLFLLTSGFEGFNEVFARQLSSEICGDPCGQEADAHPLFH; encoded by the exons cCTTACAATGTTGGACTTGCCAAAACGCAGCAAACAACGAAGAATGCTTGGCCACTGGGCAACTAAAGACCTGTCTTGAAAATGAG GAATCATGCCAGACTGAGGTTCGAACCCTTGACCGAggagttttactttttaaaagatGTAAACAAGGCCGAGCATGCGACAACAACTTTGTGCAG AACCCCAGAGCTGCGTGGATGCCCAGTCAATGCAATCACCGTGTACCAAGTTCAGTATGTAGATGTTGCTGTGACTTTGACCGATGCAATGAACCTGAGATCGATTGTTTGACTTCCACACAGACACTACCACCAC AACATGACCCTGCACCTGTTCCAACATGCCAGCCATTACCCCATCCAAGGTTTGGACACAAGTTGTGTAGCCATGATGGGGTTAGCGATTCTATTGGTACAACATGTGCTTTCACCTGCAATCCTG GTTTCCAACTTATTGGAACTTCATCTTCAGTTTGTTTGAGCAGCAGTGGTAATGATGGGCCAGCATACAATAACCCAACACCTGAGTGTAAAC CAACGTTGTGCCGACCTGTCCTGCGTCAACCACAAGATGGTAGGTTCACTTGCACTCGATCATTCTTAGTTGGAAGCGTCTGCTCGTATATTTGTAATCCTGGATTTGCATTGATCGGACAACAACAACTTACATGTG GAAATGACAGGAAATGGAGCGATCCTGCGCCAGTATGTATGAGAATGAGTTGCTCCCCTCCACACACGGATCCAATGAATGGAGATGTCGTTTGTACCGATGGAAACATGATCGGAAGTCTATGTGT CTTCACATGCAATCCTGGTTTCATGTTACAAGGCCCCCCCACATCTACATGTGTGGATGATAATAATGGTGATATCTCAGCTGTGTGGGACCAACCTCCCCCCATATGCCAAG CTTCCACTTGCCCTCCTGTCCTCTCCCCCCCAAACAATGGTGTGATGTCATGTAACAATGGCAATAACGTTGGCAGCGTGTGTTCGTTCACCTGTGACATGGGTCATGTGATCAACGGGTCCCCGAGGTCAGTTTGTAACTATGGGGTTGGTATCGTTGGGGAATGGAGCTCACCAGCGCCACTGTGTGACG CACTCAGTTGCATAAACAGCTTAATAGCTCCCCCTAATGGCTCAATGAGTTGCACAAATGGTCAGCTAGTGGGCAGTGAGTGCTCATTCTCCTGCATAGATGGTTACAGCTTGATTGGCTCACCTATGTTGACTTGCGTTTCGAACCCAAGTGATGAAACGGATTGGAATGGGAGTCAACCTAGATGTCAATTCGATGCTC CAATAACGTGTGAACCCGTTCATGTGGAACCAAGTCACGGCTCAGTGATTTGCACCAACACCAACATGGTTGACAGTTCATGTAGTTTCGCTTGCAACGAGGGATATGCGTTGATTGGTGAACCAATATCTGTATGTGTGGGGGGACCATTGGTAGCATCATGGAGCTCAGAGTCTCAGCGCTGTGAAC CTATAACTTGTGAGCCCATCCAAGTGAACCCAACCAATGGTAGAGTCACATGCAGCAACATAAACAACTTGCACAGTATATGTAGCTTTGTATGCGACGATGATTATCAACTTATCGGTGCAACTACTGTGGTATGTAACGACGATGGAGATAGAGATGAACTTGGCGTTTGGAGTACAAACCCGCCTTCCTGTGCAA GAAAAATGTGCAGCGAGGCCCCTCCAGCCCCATCTAATGGTTTCCGTGTCTGTAGCGATGGTAATTATATAAGATCTCAATGTGAATACGGATGTACGGGTGATTACTACAGAAGGGTCGGACCTCTATATTCAACATGCATGGAAAATATTAATGGGAGTTTAAGCTTTGATAATGAGGCTCCAGTTTGTGAAC TAAACCAATGTCGTAAGATAGTTCGAATTCAACATGGAAACTTCCAATGTACAAACCAGAACCAAGTGACATCTCAGTGTTCATACCAGTGTGACGCATCACAAGGATATACTTTGTTCCCAAGGAATTTCACTCATAACACTTGTCTTAACGATACAACATGGAGTCTTCCAAGACCATGCTGTGCCA GAAGTTGTCCACCGTACGCAGTAATGGATCTGGTTATTGTGATGGATTCGTCATCTTCTATTCGACCAAACAACTGGAGAAAGATGACAAAGTTTACAAGAGATCTTATTAG CATGTTTGAAATTTCACCAAACGTAACTCAAGTGTCCGTGTTTCGATACAACAAGAACGTCGACAAAAACACCCAGATTCTACTCAAGGACCATCCTAATAGTAAAGAAGAATTACTGCAAGCATTCGATAGAATTCCGTATAATGGAAGTG GAACACAAACCGGCAAGGCATTGAAACATgtacatgacgtcatacttgcGGAAGGGAACGGGAACAGACATGGGGTTCGTGACGTAGTTGTGACGATTACAGACGGCAAAGCTGCAGATAATGTGACGCAACATTCGTTGGATATTAGAGGGACAGGAGCATTG ACATACGCCATCGGTATCCGCACTCCGGGTAGACGAGGTCCAGATAGAGCTGAGTTGGGAGTTATCGCAGGATCCGAGAAGAACTTATTCCTTCTTACATCTGGTTTCGAAGGTTTTAACGAAGTATTCGCGCGCCAACTTTCATCCGAGATTTGTGGAGATCCTTGCGGCCAAGAAGCCGACGCGCATCCATTGTTTCATTAA